In Sphingobacterium sp. R2, the genomic stretch GTATTTTTCAATAAACCCACGATAGTCATTAGCCCAACTCCTCCAGGTACGGGTGTAATCCACGACGCTTTAGGAGCGACATTTTCAAAATCAACATCCCCATATAACTTAAATCCAGATTTAGTTTCTGTAGAAACTTCTCTATTGATACCTACATCGATCACTACTGCACCGTCTTTAACCATGTCTGCAGTAACAAAATTTTTCTTACCAATTGCTGCAACAACGATGTCTCCACGCAAAACTTCCGCTTTAAGATCTTTTGTGCGACTATGTGTTAATGTCACTGTACAATTACCTGGATTGGAATTACGAGCCAGTAAGATACTCATGGGGGATCCCACGATATTGCTTCTTCCAACCACTACAGCGTGCTTTCCTGCGGTATCGATCTTATAATACTCCAACATCAGCATAATACCATATGGTGTAGCTGGAATAAAACAAGGAAGATTACGTTGCATGCGACCGAGGTTGATCGGGTGGAAACCATCCACATCTTTGCGGTAATCAATTGCTTCGGTAACTTTATCCGGATCAATATGTTTTGGTAAAGGCAACTGAACAATCAAACCATCGATAGACTCATCCTGATTGATTTCTTTGACCTTAGCGATCAATTCATCCTCTGTTATGTTTTCGTCATAACGAATGTTTGTTGATTCAAAGCCGACTAGTTGACAGTTGCGCATTTTGCTAGCTACATAGGTTTCGCTACCACCATCATTCCCCACAAGGATAGCAACCAGATGGGGCCTACGGCCAGTCTGTGTAGTAAATTCAGCCGCATCTAACGCAATTTGCTCTTTAATTTTTTCGGAAACTAGTTTACCATCTAATAGATTCATGTTTAGGAGATTTTATTGTAATTAAAAGGAGCCCAAGAGCTCCTTCATTATTGTGTTATTTTGATTAATCTAATTTCAATACCGCCATAAATGCAGATTGCGGAATCTCTACGTTCCCAACCTGACGCATGCGTTTCTTACCTTTCTTTTGCTTTTCCAAAAGCTTACGCTTCCGGGAGATATCACCACCATAGCATTTTGCCGTAACATCTTTACGTAAAGCTGAGATCGTCTCCCGTGCGATAATTTTTGCACCGATTGACGCTTGGATACGAATTTCAAATTGTTGGCGTGGCAAAAGTTCTTTCAACTTTTCACAAATCTTTTTACCAAAATCGTAAGCATTGCTGCGGTGAATCAACGAAGATAAAGCATCAACTGGCTCATCGTTCAGGCGGATATCTAATTTGACCAAATCTGACTTACGGTAACCGATCTGATGGTAGTCGAATGAAGCATAACCCTTTGATATTGTTTTCAACTTATCATAAAAATCAAATACAATTTCTCCCATTGGCATCTCAAAAACCAATTCAACACGATCTGAAGTCAAATAATGCTGGTTCATAATCGTACCACGTTTCTGGATACAAAGTGACATGATTGGTCCTACGAAATCCGATTTCGTAATAATATTAGCTTTGATATAGGGTTCTTCAATTGAATCCAATTTACTTGGATCAGGTAGATCAGAAGGATTATGGACGATCACCTCCTCTTTATCTTTAGTCATATAGGCCTTATACGATACGTTGGGAACTGTCGTGATAACGGTCATATCAAACTCACGCTCCAGGCGTTCCTGAATAATCTCCATGTGAAGCATCCCCAAGAAACCACAACGGAAGCCGAAACCCAGCGCTGCTGACGACTCTGGTTCAAACACCAAAGAAGCATCGTTCAGCTGCAAACGGTGCATCGATTCACGCAACTCCTCGTAATCTTCGGTATCGACGGGATAAATACCCGCAAAGACCATCGGCTTCACCTCTTCAAACCCTTGGATAGCTTCAGAACAAGGACGATCTTTATGCGTAATGGTATCCCCCACTTTCACTTCACGTGCCTCCTTGATACCAGAGATAATATAACCTACATCACCGGTCTTAATAACTTCTTTGGGTACTTGATTCAACTTCAGCGTACCAATTTCATCGGCAAAATATTCTTTTCCAGTAGCAACAAATTTCACGCGGTCACCTTTACGAATTTCACCATTTTCAACTTTAAAATAAGCCATGATTCCTCGGAATGAGTTGAAAACAGAGTCAAAAATCAAGGCTTGCAAAGGTCCATCAGGATCACCCACCGGATGTGGAATACGCTCCACAATAGCTTCCAAAATATCCGGAACACCAAGACCTGTTTTACCAGATGCAGGAATAATCGCATTGCGGTCACCACCGATTAAATCCACAATCTGATCTTTTACTTCTTCCGGCATAGCACCGGGAAGATCCATTTTGTTGAGGATCGGAATGATTTCCAGATCATGTTCCAACGCCAGATATAAATTTGAAATAGTTTGTGCCTGAATACCTTGAGAGGCATCCACGATCAGTAAAGCACCTTCACAGGCTGCAATTGAACGCGAAACCTCATAGGAAAAATCCACGTGTCCTGGGGTATCGATCAGATTCAGGATATACTCCTGACCATCTTTTTTATAATTCATTTGGATGGCGTGACTCTTGATTGTAATACCACGTTCACGTTCCAAATCCATATTATCAAGTAATTGTGCCTGTGCTTCACGCTGACTGATGGTATTGGTATACTCTAAAAGGCGGTCTGCCAAAGTACTTTTGCCATGGTCAATATGCGCAATAATACAGAAATTACGAATGTGCTTCATATAGGATTTTTAAACTCTTTTGCTAAAAGGCAAAGATACCTTTTTTTATATATATTTATATAAACTAGCTTTTTTTTAGTTTACTATATGCAAGGAAATCAGACTAGACAATATTGTTATTAAGTAAGAGAAAGAAACCGCATTTGCTATTCGGCAATAGCATATAAAAAATGTTTTTGATTCCGCGTAACATTTTCTGTATCCCAAGAAATACGTTCTCGGAATTGCTCCGAACGAATCGGGCAATTGTCGACCTGACAATATTGGCAGCACTGCGGGAGACAAGGATCGGCATGAACAAAAAACTCAGTCCGCACCGACATCTCTTTATTGACAATTTTATCCACAGCGGAGATTTCATCGTGTACCTGAATGAGATCGAGATAACTAGGAAGTGTAAGATGGCAATCAACGTGAAGCTCATTTCCATAGCGCTGTACACGAAGATTATGAACATCAATCCATTCATCTTTCCGATTCTGCTCCAAGATTTCGACGACATCCTGTACGAGCGCTGTATCCGATTCATCCATTAATCCTCCGATCGACTGACGAAGCAATTTATAACCGTTGAAGAGAATAAAAAGCCCCAGTATAATGGAAATAACAACATCGATCCATTGGAAACCTGTCAATCTCATCAGCAACAAACCCAATATCAATCCGATCGTGCTATAGGCATCTACCTGTAAATGTTTTCCATCTGCCACCAAAGTAATGGATCCTAATGCACGGCCACGCTTCATGATATAGAATCCCACTGCAAAATTGATCACAGATGTAATGCCTATCAGATAAATCCCTTGTTCAAGATGTGTTAACGCTGCGGGAAAAAAAAGATTGTAACAGGCTTTGGCTAATATTATCGCGCCAGCTATAAAAATAAGTCCACCTTCTAAAAATACAGAGAAGAACTCCACTTTACCATGTCCATAAGGATGATTCTCATCCCTTGGCTGCGCTGAAAGATAAATACTATAAAATGCAAAACCAGAAGCGACCACATTAACGATACTTTCCGCAGCATCTGTAAAGATTGCACTGGAATCTGTTAAAAAATAAGCAAAAAACTTCACGACCATCAAACCTATCCCGGTGAAAAGCGATAATAAGACCAATCTACTTTGTCTTGACATGATGCTTGTAATCTTTATAAAAAACTTATGTTAGCAAACCATGAAATTGATGCCCTGCTAACATTTTGTGAGAACAAAGGTAAAGATATAAAGGCAGATCATATCGATTAGTTTTAAACATGTGAAGTCAAGAAACAAGTAAATAACTGCGCTAAATCGCTCCGACAGCCCTTTTTATTAAAAAAGCCCAATAAAAGGGCTATTTTTCTTTATAAATTATCAAAAATAAAGAAGATTATTTGCAACGTATGTAATATCTTTGTCTTACCATGAGCACATCATCATACTTATCAGACAGGATAAATAATTTGTCCGAATCGGCTACACTTAAAATGACCAAGTTGGGCCGCGAATTAGCAGCAAAAGGCGTTAATGTAATTAGCCTTAGCGTAGGTGAACCTGATTTCAACACGCCTGAGCACGTAAAAGATGCAGCGAAGAAAGCCCTAGATGAAAACTGGACGCGTTATTCGCCTGTACCGGGATACCCTGAATTGCGCCAGGCAATTGTAAACAAGTTGAAGACAGAAAACAATTTAGATTATGATATTTCTCAAATTGTTGTTTCAACAGGTGCAAAACAAAGCCTGTCTAATGTGATTTTGACTTTGATCAACCCTGGTGATGAGGTAATTATCCCAACACCTTATTGGGTATCATACTCTGAAATGGTCGTTTTAGCAGAAGGAAAATCGGTATTTATCAATACAGAAATCGACAATAACTTTAAGATTACACCAGCGCAATTGGAAGCGGCAATTACACCAAGAACCAAATTGTTCATGTTCTCTTCGCCAAACAACCCTACCGGAACAGTTTATAGCAAAGATGAGTTGGCTGCATTAGCCGAAGTTTTCGAAAAACATCCACAGGTATTTATCTTATCGGATGAAATATACGAACACATCAACTTTGTAGACAAACACGAATCCATCGCACAATTTGAAAGCATTAAAGATAGAGTGATCATCATCAATGGTTTTTCAAAAGCATTTGCAATGACGGGATGGCGTTTAGGTTATATCGCTGCTAACAAAACCATTGCCGCCGCAAATGATAAGTTACAAGGACAGACAACCTCAGGTACCTGTTCAATTTCTCAACGTGCGGGTATCGTTGCTTATGAACAAGGATTACAATCTGTCAACAAAATGAAAGAAGCGTTCGCTCGTCGTCGCCAATTGGTATACGATCTATTGAGTGAAATCCCTGGCGTAAGAACAAATCTACCAGAAGGTGCATTCTATTTTTTCCCAGAAATCTCTTCTTTCTTTGGTAAAAAAGACCAAGATGGTAATGTCATTAAAAACTCATCTGATTTGGCTTTGTACTTATTGAATGTTGGTCACGTAGCCACTGTAGGTGGAGATTCATTTGGTAACGACAACTACATCCGTTTGTCCTATGCAGCTTCAGATGAAAGTTTGATCGAAGCTTTAAAAAGAATCAAAGAAGCATTAGGCAAATTAGCATAATCAATACACAGTATACTGAATGGGCTATCCAAGAAAATTGGATAGCCCATTTTTTTATCAATTTCAGTTGTATCAATCTCCCTTTATGTTCCACAACGGTATATTCAAATACGTCCTTTTTATTTGATATGCTCCATCACGTCGATGAATTTCTTACCCTTATTCTTCGGGTCAAAAAGCATTTTCTCTACCCTGTCCAGCTCAAGAGCCTCGAGATGACTAGGTAACATACTCTCTTTCATCAACTTCAACAATTGATCCCAGTCCGCACGATTGATCTTGTTCTGAACCAACTCCATCATCTGCACGGCATTGCGGTATTCCTTGCTCGTTTTCAGTTCCACCACCATATCCATCCAGTCACCGTAAGTGAAAAGCCTACTTTTTACCTTTTGCAATTGTAAGGCTTTCATCTTGACCATATCATAGCCCAGCAGCATCTCCGTGACGGAATCAATCTCCATACAAGCAGCGATTTTAGCATAATCTTTTGGGAACTCCACCCTTGCATCGTCATCCAGAAGCTTACAGAACGCTGGGATCTCCTTTTTCAGGGAATCACAGTACTGCTGCGCATGTAGCTCCATGGTCATGATCAGAACTAGTCCGATCGCTAACATCCGGAGATAAATAGATTTCAATTTCATGCTTCGAAGATACCCATTTTTTGGAAAATATCATCCATAGCACATTATTCACAATGATTTTGGCGCTTCAGCCAAATATTTATTACATTTACTCCTATGAGTATTTTAACAGAGAAATTTAAAACGCAGCACGACACGGCTCCGTTTTCACAGATAAAAAACGAAGATTATATTCCCGCATTTGATGAAGCTATTCAGAAGACAAAAGATGAAGTCGATGCTATCGTCAACAATCCCGAAACGGCAACTTTCGACAATACAATCGCTGCTATGTCCTACTCTGGACAGACACTAGATCGTTTGTCCAATATCTTTTTCAATCTCCATTCCGCTGAAACCAATGCTGATCTCGAAAAGATCGCACAGGATGTTGCCCCAAAACTATCTGCTTTAGGCAATGATATCACCTTAAATTTTGATCTTTTCAAAAGGGTTAAGGCTGTATACGATCAGAAGGACCAACTGACATTGACGGCAGAGCAAACCACCTTATTAGAAAAATCCTATAAGGATTTTGTACGCAACGGCGCACTTTTAAATGATGAACAGAAAGAAAAACTCCGCGAAATAGATGCCGAGCTATCACTTTTAAAATTGAAATTCGGGGAGAATGTCCTGGCCGAAACCAATGCCTATCAACTGTTGGTAACAGACGAAAAAGATCTTGCTGGACTTCCGGAGGATGCTGTAGAAGCTGCCCATGCTTTGGCTAAAGCCAACGAAAAAGAAGGCTGGCTTTTTACCCTGGATTTCCCGAGCTATCTTCCTTTTGTCACTTATGCCGACAATCGAGAACTTCGCAAAGAAATTACCCTCGCCGCAGGCCGCAAAGCTTTTCAGGACAACGAGCACAACAACGTGGAAAATGTCCTTAAAATTGTAAAACTTCGCTTCGAACGGGCTAAATTATTAGGCTACGCCACCCATGCAGACTTTGTCCTTGCCGAACGTATGGCACAAAATCCAAGCAAAGTCACCGAATTCCTAAACGACCTACTTGGAAAAGCGAAACCAGCAGCAGTGAAAGAGTTTGCAGAATTATCCCAATTTGCAAAAAACTTGAATGGCATAGACCAATTGGAAAAATGGGATGGTGCTTATTATGCCGAAAAGCTGAAACAAGAACGCTTTAATTTGGACGATGAAAAGCTCAAACCCTATTTCAAACTCGAAAATGTCTTACATGGTGCATTTGAAGTGGCTCATCGTTTGTTTGGCATCAACTTTAAAGAAGTCGATACAATAGATACCTACCACGAAGAAGTACAAACATTTGAAGTCAGTAAAGACAATGGTGAATTAGTAGCTATCTTCTATGCCGATTTCTTCCCGCGTAAAGGCAAGAGAAATGGGGCATGGATGACCTCTTTCAAACCACAGTACATTCAAGATGGTAAACAAGAACGTCCTCATGTCTCTATTGTTTGCAATTTTACGCGTCCTACAGCTTCAAAACCTTCGTTGTTGACCTTTCAGGAAGTGACAACATTATTTCACGAATTTGGACACGCCCTACATGGTATGCTCGCTGACAGCACTTACCCTACACTATCTGGAACATCTGTGTATTGGGATTTTGTCGAGTTACCGAGTCAGGTGATGGAAAACTGGTGCTATGAAAAAGAAGCCCTTGAGCTATTTGCCAAACACTATGAAACTGGCGAAGTGATCCCGATGGAACTAGTCGAAAAGATCCGCGAAAGCGCTTCCTTTCTTGAGGGGATGGCGACTATGCGCCAACTGAGCTTTGGGCTATTGGATATGGGCTGGCATGGACAGGATCCAACTTCTATCTCGGATCTGAAAGCATTCGAAGACGAACAGTTTGCCTCAACAAAACTCTATCCCGATGTCAAGGAAAATGCCATGAGTACAGCATTCTCCCATATTTTCAATGGTGGTTATTCTTCGGGCTATTACAGCTATAAATGGGCGGAAGTACTGGATGCAGATGCATTTGACTACTTTAAACAAAACGGTATTTTCAATAAGGAAATCGCAACCAAATTTAAGGATAATATACTTTCGAGAGGCGGCACAGAACATCCAATGGTTCTTTACAAACGGTTCCGCGGACAAGAACCTTCGGTAGAACCTTTATTGAAAAGAGCTGGGTTGATCAAATAATTGGATTGATAAAATCATTAAAAAGCTGGATATAATATTCAGCTTTTTAATTGAAAACATAAGTCAATCCAGAACTTCCTTGCCTATCAAAGTCCCTGCAAAAAATAAGCGATCACTCTGCCAATCAAACAAGGTTCGATTCTTAAGCAATTTTATTAACGTATCAATTGTTTTCCATTCAGAACCAAGGTATTAAACAAGAATCGCGCATATCTTGCCGATTAAGCAAAAAAATAGTACCTTTGTAAGACATAATTGGGGTTGACCGGAATTGACAGGATGGAGACGGTTATGTAAGCATGTAGTGCGTTGTTAGTAGAGCACTTTAATCTGAACTTTCAGAATTATAACTGGCGAAGAAAACTACGCCTTAGCTGCTTAAGTTAGACTTAACATAGCTATTTGTCCCGTTAGATCCTGTTCTTTGGTTTAACATTCGGGGCATCGAACAATAGAACTGGCAAGTGTGATGTTGCTAAGCACTTGTGAGAAACAGCAACTACGGCGTACGGTATAGGTAAGCGACTCACCTTCCCTCGCCCGACAATTAAAGAGAAGCTAAACATGTAGAAAGCGTATACAGTACCATGACTGGACGAGAGTTCGAATCTCTCCAGCTCCACTTGACGGGATAATTGAAAAATTATCCCGTTTTTTTGTATAATTTAAATAACCCATTTCTCTCATTTTCAATACATTATGAATAAATAGCTCCATAATATATGGAGTTCGATAGATACCATTTTCATAGTATAAATAATCGTCGAACACCATTTTAATGAGTTCTTGCTTTTCTATTGTGGTAGCTTCTGTATAGACGTAATTTAGGTCTGAAAGATAAAATAATTGATCTCGTAACAATGAAAATGTCCTATCTCCATTATGTCTTAGCTTTTCAATTTGTTCTTTAAGAGATTCTTTTTTAGTAGTCAACTCATTATGCCATCTTTCATATGTATCATGTTGAATCCGATTTGTAATCCATTTTTCTTCGATTGACATAAGCTTTTCGCCTGCTTGCTCGTATTCGATTTGGTGCTGTTTTAATAATGTCTTATGTTCTTTTAAAGTTATCTCCATCTCAACCTCACTCTTCTGCTTTATACTGGATATTAATTTTTCAGGAAGACTCATTAATTCTAAAGCACCAGATAATTGTTTGTGAGCTTTTTCAGAATTTATATTATTATGGGCACTAGCAATACTACATTTATAGTAATAATAATATTTTCCCATTTTCCCTCTACTAGCAGCACCCGTTAATAGTTTTCCGCAGTGGCAGCGTAAAACTCCACGAAGTTGAATCTTGTCGTCATAAATTTTCCGTTCTTTACTACCTCTTTTTATTTTTTCATTTACTAACTTCCAAGTCGTTGGATCAACAATAGGTTCATGATTTTTTAGTGGGTATAAACCACCTGGATTATGTTTCCACGCTTTGACATGTTGGAATCCATAATACAAAGGATTTGTTAGAATTCGTTCCACGGCTGTAGTTGCCGTACGTTTTAAACTCATTTCTATAGCCTTTTCCTTAATTTTGTATAAAGCAACTCCTGATATAAAAGCATCATAAATATATCTAACGACAATCGCTTCACTTTCATTAACTACTAGACGACGGTCCTCATTCTTACCTTCCTTTTTATAACCAAATGGAGCACGCCCGCCTTAGATCCAAAGTCCTTAAACTGCTTTAGCGGTATAGATTCCTGCATTTATGTCATTCTGTCTTTTAATGTTTTCAGAATTTCCCATTAAAAATTCAAGTCCACTTTCTATATGTCCGATTGCTATAGGTAATCTCTTTATCAATACTTCTTCTAAAAGTGATACTCGAAAACCCTATATTTCCAGTCAGAAGATGTTTCTTGCTATCGTAAGACAATTTCTTTTTTCCCAGAAAGTCACTAACATAATAGTATGAATTCTCTTCTTTGATAATTTTTAAGGAGGCTTCCTTTTCTACATCGCTTTTCCATTCACCGACAAAAAATTTGGGGTCGTAATAAGCTTCATACGCTTTCTTATATTCCACTGCTTTTTCTTTTGAAACCCTTGAAAAATTCGTTCCCTTACTCCCAATGCTCATTTTCATTTTATCAGCGTCTTCCATCAGGTTCATCAAAATGGTTACAGAGGCAAGACCGTTTGTTAGTTGGGCGCTCAGAGTATTATCCTCTTTATTGTATGTTGCAGGTACTTCTATATCCTAACTATTTAGATACAGTTTATCGCCCTTCTTCTTTATTTCAAGCACTTCTGAATGCTCTTTCTCATCTTCAATCCAATAACCGATATATTTATCCTCCCTGGACTGGGAACAAGAATTAAAGAAGTATAAAGCTACTGCCGCAAAAAGAAATGTTAAGGTTTTAATTCTTTTCATTTTGAAATGTAAAGGTTCAGTTCTTGCAGTAAGTATAGATCTTATTATATACTTTACCAAGTTTTCTCGACGAATGCCACACTGCCCCATACCAAAGTTACAATTTCCTCGACGAATTAAAGATTAGGAACGAAAATCAATCTAGGCACGGTAATCTAATGAAAACTCCAGTTTAGGATTTTCCAGATTGACCTTTCAACCTCAACAATACCTTCGTTATTGTTGAAATCTAACTTATAAATTATGCTGTTTTCACTTTTGGATTGCAATGTGTAAAAATGCAAACCTGATAAAAGAATAGAAATAAGTATTCTTAAGTTGGCTTTTTCACCACTGGACTTTTGGAAAAAAGGAAGTAAAACCCTATTCATGGAAATTAGATGTAGATTTAGGCTCCTATACAGATGAGGGATGGGAGTGGGAATATCGTGTGGTGAAGAAAAGTAGAAAAAAGAAAATTATTGAACGGAAATTTTATGATGATCTGTTGGACAAGGATATAATTATCGCAAAAAATAAAGATCATCGAGACTTTATCTTATCCATAGATATACAAGATATAAAGATTCATCATATTACTGCTGTGAAATTTGATACTAACCCACATGACATTTTTTTATATAAATAATTGATTACTTTCATTGTCAAAGATCATAATTATGGATAAATGCAATTATTGTAGTTTCAACTTTACAAATAAGGAAGATCTGAAACAACATTTGAACTCCGAACATTCGGACATTAGCTATAAAGAGCGTCATAAGTATTTTCAATCATTATTCACCTTCAATAAAGGAGCTAAGGCACATAAGAAACTGAATAAGACAAAAGGTTCTAATAACCTAAAAGTACACCAAAAATATTGATTCAAATTTGATAAGAAGTATTTGGGGAAACTACTACTTGAAAGATGCAAGTGTGATAATTGCAATATTATATATGACCAAATTTGGTTTTTCAAAAACACCAATATTGGAAAAGAAGTAAGAATCTGCAAGAAATGTGAGCTAGGAATTAATAAGCACAATCGAACCAAAGGTTTTATTAAAATAATTTATACTTCTTTCGAATCGAAGAGATAATGAATATAAAGGATTGCAACAGTCCTAAGTTTCCGGAATTGCTGTTCATATCGTGAACAAGGCAACACAGGAATGATTGTTATTGTGTCCCTTTGATTTTCAAAATTCGTATCAGCGCCATAAACGTTATAAATCCTCCCCTTACTATTTATGAAACAGGTCATTTCCACTGATACTTACGAGTCCCTTACCCATGTTTTCTGCTAATAGACCGGATCCTCAGAACTACCATCCAAATCATATTTAAAGATCTCGGTAATCGGAATATTATCAAAAGTACGGGTAACATCGAAAGACGGTTAACAAAAGCCTTTTCTTCCTTGAATAATAACTCCGCATAGAAAAAAGAATGGAAATAAATAAGATTAACAACAATGATCCGATTAAATACGGTTAGGGCATTTTCCATCTAAATTCAGAAAAAAGAAACGAATTCGAAAAGGTGAATGATTGACAATACTAACGGATTCAGGCAGCTAAAATATAGCATTAAACTTATTTCATCGAGCAAACCCCATACTTTATATAGGTCAAAATTGCGTTGGTCGAGAATATTTTAAATTTCAAAATCAACTTAATAATTTGTAGAAAATCGATAAGTAGCCTGATATAACACAGGATATTAAACAATTTTTTAAACCTTAATTTTTCATAGTATGAAGAACGAAAAATTGAAAGATCTGTTCCAAAAAAACAAGGAACAGAAAGTGGAAATGACTAAGCCTGTTGATCAGGAAGTCGAGTTTGTTTCCGATGATTTAGCAGAAAAAATCACCGGAGGTACAACAAACAGTGGTTGTAGCTGCCCTAACTCAGGTTGTAGCTGCTAATAATCAATTTAGGGCCAATGCTGGCCTAACCAGGGATGGACGCTTTTGTCCATCCCTTAATATTCTAAAATTATGGAAAAACTAAAAGTTTCAAAATATATCGCAATAACGGATTATATTAATGAATATAATCGTTTAATATATAGCTTTATTACTGAAAAAATGTTGCTAATTAACGACGAAGTCTATACAAAGCTAAAAGAGAACAATCTAGATTTCGGTGAGCAGACGGTTAATAAATTTATCGAAGCAGGAATTCTCGTAGATGCCAATTTAAATGAATTGGAAAACATAATAAGAGAAAACAAACGAGTCGTGACAAACAGGAATGTTTTTTCGTTTACTATTTTCCCTTCTTCGAATTGTCAGCTTGGATGTCATTATTGCGGGCAAGTGCATAGTCCAGGAAAAGTAGACAAAAACGTATACGCAGATATTTTGGCGCATATCGAGAAGGGTGTCGCGCAACCTGAAAAAAATCATTTATCGATTGGTTGGTTCGGAGGAGAACCGCTTCTTGGGATGAGTGTTATCGAAGAGCTATCTCCTGATTTGAGAAGAATTGCTGAAAGAAATGGCTGTAGCTATTCTGCCAGAATTACTACGAATGGGCTCCTTTTTAATAGGGTATATCTTGGAAAGCTTATAGAACACGATGTCAGGGACATTACTATTTCACTTGATGGAACCGCCAAATCCCATGATCTGAGAAGACCCACAAAGGGAGATGGTCCTTCTTTTGATACCATTATGAAGAATTTAGCAGATGTACTTCATTATTATGACATTGAAAAAGAACAAATAGATATTCAATTGAGGATCAATGTAGACAGATATAATCAAGATGATGTATTTCCTTTATTAGATCTATTAGCTGAACGCCAATTCCAAAATAAAATTAAACGATTTGACATCGCTCCTATCCACGCTTGGGGAAATGATGCGCATTTAAGAAGCAATACCATTCAAGAATTTGCTGATTTTAAAATTGATTGTTACATTAAATTGATGGAGTTAGGGTTCATGACTAATGTTCCCTTACCGGGACGTGTAAAAGTCATCTGTCAGGCTGTTACCGATGATGCCCTTTATATGCAAACCGATGGTTACTTATACGATTGTAGTGAGTTGCCACTGGTACCAGCTGATGCAGCAGCTAAGAAACTCGGGCACATTAAAGCTGTAGATTTACTACAGGTTGAGGATCGGAATTACTCAAGTTGGAATGATGAAATATTGGATGGAAAATTTCCATGTACTGATTGCAGGATTTTACCGATTTGCGGAGGAGGCTGTCCTAAATCATGGAAAGATGGCCATATCCCCTGCCCAGATTATAAATATAACATTGAGGACATGTTAGCGCTTGCTTATCTAAGCCATTCAAATAGTGA encodes the following:
- a CDS encoding M3 family metallopeptidase — protein: MSILTEKFKTQHDTAPFSQIKNEDYIPAFDEAIQKTKDEVDAIVNNPETATFDNTIAAMSYSGQTLDRLSNIFFNLHSAETNADLEKIAQDVAPKLSALGNDITLNFDLFKRVKAVYDQKDQLTLTAEQTTLLEKSYKDFVRNGALLNDEQKEKLREIDAELSLLKLKFGENVLAETNAYQLLVTDEKDLAGLPEDAVEAAHALAKANEKEGWLFTLDFPSYLPFVTYADNRELRKEITLAAGRKAFQDNEHNNVENVLKIVKLRFERAKLLGYATHADFVLAERMAQNPSKVTEFLNDLLGKAKPAAVKEFAELSQFAKNLNGIDQLEKWDGAYYAEKLKQERFNLDDEKLKPYFKLENVLHGAFEVAHRLFGINFKEVDTIDTYHEEVQTFEVSKDNGELVAIFYADFFPRKGKRNGAWMTSFKPQYIQDGKQERPHVSIVCNFTRPTASKPSLLTFQEVTTLFHEFGHALHGMLADSTYPTLSGTSVYWDFVELPSQVMENWCYEKEALELFAKHYETGEVIPMELVEKIRESASFLEGMATMRQLSFGLLDMGWHGQDPTSISDLKAFEDEQFASTKLYPDVKENAMSTAFSHIFNGGYSSGYYSYKWAEVLDADAFDYFKQNGIFNKEIATKFKDNILSRGGTEHPMVLYKRFRGQEPSVEPLLKRAGLIK
- a CDS encoding radical SAM protein; this encodes MEKLKVSKYIAITDYINEYNRLIYSFITEKMLLINDEVYTKLKENNLDFGEQTVNKFIEAGILVDANLNELENIIRENKRVVTNRNVFSFTIFPSSNCQLGCHYCGQVHSPGKVDKNVYADILAHIEKGVAQPEKNHLSIGWFGGEPLLGMSVIEELSPDLRRIAERNGCSYSARITTNGLLFNRVYLGKLIEHDVRDITISLDGTAKSHDLRRPTKGDGPSFDTIMKNLADVLHYYDIEKEQIDIQLRINVDRYNQDDVFPLLDLLAERQFQNKIKRFDIAPIHAWGNDAHLRSNTIQEFADFKIDCYIKLMELGFMTNVPLPGRVKVICQAVTDDALYMQTDGYLYDCSELPLVPADAAAKKLGHIKAVDLLQVEDRNYSSWNDEILDGKFPCTDCRILPICGGGCPKSWKDGHIPCPDYKYNIEDMLALAYLSHSNSELFQNASV